One Maribacter dokdonensis DSW-8 genomic region harbors:
- the pbfA gene encoding (R)-1-hydroxy-2-aminoethylphosphonate ammonia-lyase, translating to MKHDPLQNKRTEGDINNTHARNEWIDGITDVKTLRLLEKDARYFFHQALSTPCLDVLGNCSGPHIENISGKRYLDFHGNNVHQLGFSHPKLVKRLTEQLQGLSFSTRRYTNEPAIKFAEKLASLLPSDLNRVLMTPNGSSAVSIALKLARAVTGKFKVVSFWDSFHGASLDAVSVGGEAVFREYMGPMMPGVERIPPPVTYRGIFEGDEAKCLEYLEYVFAKEGDIGAFIAETVRNTDVQLPSVTFWKAARALCNKYGVVLILDEIPIALGRTGKMFAFEHYGIEPDILCLGKGLGGGIFPQACMVTRDRYNTFPDISLGHYTHEKSPLGAMAALTTLEIIEEEKILHKVAGDSLTMCTSMTILKEKYELIGDIRGRGLLWGVELVTNRETKEKAVEKAEQVMYNCLKNGLSFKVSAGNVLQLAPALTITRTELKNAIQILEHALDSVSN from the coding sequence ATGAAACATGATCCATTGCAGAATAAACGTACCGAAGGAGATATAAATAACACCCATGCCAGAAATGAATGGATTGATGGTATTACCGATGTAAAGACTTTAAGGTTATTGGAAAAAGATGCCCGTTACTTTTTTCATCAAGCTTTGTCTACGCCTTGTTTAGATGTGCTTGGTAATTGTAGCGGTCCACATATAGAGAATATATCCGGTAAGCGATATTTAGATTTTCATGGTAACAATGTGCATCAACTGGGGTTCTCACATCCAAAATTGGTAAAGCGCTTAACGGAGCAGTTACAGGGGCTGTCTTTTTCTACCAGGAGATATACGAATGAACCTGCTATAAAATTTGCGGAGAAGCTGGCTTCATTGCTTCCATCGGATTTAAATAGGGTTTTAATGACTCCAAACGGGAGTTCGGCGGTAAGTATTGCTTTAAAATTGGCACGCGCCGTTACCGGTAAATTTAAAGTGGTATCGTTTTGGGACTCTTTTCATGGCGCATCTTTAGATGCTGTCAGTGTTGGTGGAGAAGCTGTTTTTAGGGAATATATGGGACCAATGATGCCAGGTGTAGAAAGAATACCTCCCCCAGTTACCTATAGGGGTATTTTTGAAGGCGATGAAGCTAAATGCTTGGAATATTTGGAATATGTATTTGCTAAAGAGGGTGATATAGGTGCTTTTATCGCAGAGACGGTTCGAAATACGGACGTTCAATTGCCTTCGGTCACATTTTGGAAAGCGGCTCGTGCATTATGCAATAAGTATGGGGTTGTTCTTATTTTAGATGAAATACCCATTGCTTTGGGCAGAACCGGAAAAATGTTCGCTTTTGAACATTACGGTATAGAACCGGATATTCTTTGCTTGGGCAAAGGTTTGGGCGGTGGTATTTTTCCACAGGCCTGTATGGTTACCCGAGATAGGTATAATACCTTCCCGGACATTTCATTGGGGCATTATACCCATGAAAAAAGTCCCTTAGGTGCTATGGCGGCATTGACGACCTTAGAAATTATAGAAGAGGAAAAAATACTGCATAAGGTTGCGGGAGATTCTTTGACAATGTGCACTTCAATGACCATTTTAAAGGAAAAGTACGAACTTATAGGCGATATACGTGGTCGTGGATTACTATGGGGCGTTGAGTTGGTAACCAATAGGGAGACGAAGGAGAAAGCAGTGGAAAAAGCTGAACAGGTTATGTACAATTGCCTTAAAAATGGTCTGAGTTTTAAGGTATCCGCAGGTAATGTGCTTCAATTGGCTCCGGCGTTGACCATTACTAGAACTGAATTAAAGAACGCAATACAAATTTTAGAACATGCGCTAGATAGCGTTAGTAATTAA